The following are encoded together in the Oceanotoga teriensis genome:
- a CDS encoding rod shape-determining protein, translating to MRNYLGIDLGTANTLVYSRGKGIILNEPSVIAIDQNTGKILQVGLEAKKMIGKTPSNIIATRPLKDGVIADYDVALAMLKYFISQSVGGFNIFKPVVVIGIPTEATEVERNALKEAALDAGAHKAFLIEEAMATAIGAGLNVEEPSGNMVVDIGGGTTEIAIISLGNIVLSKSIRVAGDEIDENIIEYVKNEHNILIGEKTAEKIKMEIGNTFENEENDSLTIDIIGLDVLTGLPKNIPLSGSEIRKAIKKPVSRILENIKLAIESTPPELLSDVVSKGIFLGGGGAMLKGMKELIEKETHIRVVIADEPLTCVARGAGLVIDKIEIIENLSKNR from the coding sequence ATGAGAAATTATTTAGGTATAGATTTGGGAACCGCTAATACATTAGTTTATTCAAGAGGTAAAGGAATAATTTTAAATGAGCCTTCAGTTATAGCTATAGACCAAAATACTGGGAAAATACTACAAGTCGGACTCGAAGCAAAAAAAATGATAGGTAAAACTCCAAGTAATATAATAGCAACAAGACCTTTAAAAGATGGTGTAATCGCTGATTATGACGTTGCCTTAGCAATGTTGAAATATTTTATATCTCAATCTGTTGGAGGGTTTAATATATTTAAACCTGTAGTAGTAATAGGAATACCTACGGAAGCCACAGAAGTAGAAAGAAATGCTTTAAAAGAAGCGGCTTTAGATGCTGGTGCTCATAAGGCTTTTCTCATAGAAGAAGCTATGGCTACTGCTATAGGAGCAGGATTAAATGTAGAAGAACCTTCTGGAAATATGGTTGTAGATATAGGTGGTGGAACCACTGAAATAGCAATTATATCTCTTGGAAATATAGTTCTCTCAAAATCTATAAGAGTTGCTGGAGATGAAATTGATGAAAATATAATCGAATACGTTAAAAATGAACACAATATTTTAATTGGTGAAAAAACTGCAGAAAAAATAAAAATGGAAATAGGAAATACATTTGAAAATGAAGAAAATGATAGCCTAACTATAGATATCATAGGACTGGATGTTTTAACTGGATTGCCTAAAAATATACCATTATCTGGTTCAGAAATAAGAAAGGCTATAAAAAAACCTGTTTCAAGAATACTTGAAAATATAAAACTTGCTATAGAATCAACTCCTCCTGAACTCCTTTCCGATGTTGTCAGTAAAGGTATATTTTTAGGTGGAGGTGGAGCTATGCTCAAAGGAATGAAAGAATTAATAGAAAAAGAAACTCATATAAGAGTTGTAATTGCGGATGAACCTTTAACTTGTGTTGCAAGAGGTGCTGGGTTAGTTATAGATAAAATAGAAATAATTGAAAATTTAAGTAAAAATAGATAG